The Mercurialis annua linkage group LG2, ddMerAnnu1.2, whole genome shotgun sequence genome contains a region encoding:
- the LOC126670784 gene encoding uncharacterized protein LOC126670784: MERSFQDGDILKFLEDRIQFHNELKHTIWNIDGQYIEDRGDGIDVTGTGFCVHPHGYILTCSHCAADMIQVANFQTSVVHPAKIVGRSHKHDLALLLCELESDVIPCFDYVKFPDERDQLFVGEEVHSIGHPSSLIGSLMSGMIVYPCSEDYLCRTLENVQLTLLYPTLNPKMPIIQISNYFATAGASGSPIFDNTGCVVGMLIALHKHHNLGVHFKILSQFIKENLHGSEGSQKRRGRKWRKRN, translated from the coding sequence ATGGAAAGAAGTTTCCAAGATGGAGatatattgaaatttttagAAGACAGAATTCAATTTCACAATGAGTTGAAGCATACGATATGGAATATTGATGGCCAGTATATAGAGGATAGAGGTGATGGCATTGATGTAACCGGTACTGGTTTTTGTGTTCATCCACATGGATACATTCTGACTTGCTCTCATTGTGCTGCCGACATGATTCAAGTTGCCAATTTTCAGACCAGTGTTGTGCACCCTGCTAAAATTGTTGGAAGATCCCATAAGCATGATCTGGCACTTCTATTATGTGAGCTGGAGTCGGATGTTATTCCGTGTTTTGATTACGTCAAGTTTCCGGATGAACGTGATCAATTATTTGTGGGGGAGGAAGTTCATTCGATTGGACATCCGAGTTCACTGATAGGGTCTCTTATGAGCGGGATGATAGTATATCCCTGTAGTGAAGATTATCTCTGTAGGACTCTTGAAAATGTTCAATTAACCCTCCTGTATCCTACCCTGAATCCGAAAATGCCAATTATTCAAATTAGCAATTATTTTGCTACAGCTGGAGCTTCTGGTTCACCTATTTTTGACAATACTGGATGTGTTGTTGGCATGCTCATTGCGCTTCACAAACATCACAACTTAGGAGTCCATTTCAAAATCTTGAGCCAATTTATTAAAGAAAATCTTCATGGATCAGAAGGGTCACAGAAAAGAAGAGGTAGAAAGTGGAGAAAAAGAAACTAA